From one Plectropomus leopardus isolate mb chromosome 8, YSFRI_Pleo_2.0, whole genome shotgun sequence genomic stretch:
- the mafba gene encoding transcription factor MafB, protein MLQQVCAQRWRSQKNYCMKQERREETLINKSVFASLASSFAYLQKSRDSSMSAELSMGPELPSSPLALEYVNDFDLMKFDVKKEGLAGLERNGVRQCNRLQPQGSVSSTPISTPCSSVPSSPSFSPTEQKSHLEELYWMPNSGYHQQIDPQTLSLTPEDAVEALIGATAHGHPPPPHVQQQLQQQGAFEGYRGPHHHHSHHQQHHHPYAGGIPHHADELSGHPSGHPHSQHHHHHSQDPDSPSPVSPDSHQSLHHHRHHHHHHAHGHLSQSAGHHGSGGGLNVEDRFSDDQLVSMSVRELNRHLRGFTKDEVIRLKQKRRTLKNRGYAQSCRFKRVQQKHVLENEKTQLINQVEQLKAEISRLARERDAYKLKCEKLTGSGANNGFREAGSTSDNPSSPEFFM, encoded by the coding sequence ATGCTACAGCAAGTCTGTGCACAGCGGTGGAGGAGCCAAAAGAACTATTGCATGAAAcaagaaaggagagaagagacGCTGATTAATAAGTCAGTTTTTGCATCGCTCGCAAGTAGCTTTGCATATCTGCAAAAGAGTCGCGACAGCAGCATGAGTGCAGAGCTGAGCATGGGCCCGGAGCTGCCCAGCAGCCCTCTGGCTCTGGAATATGTCAACgattttgacctgatgaagtTTGACGTGAAGAAGGAAGGCCTGGCCGGGCTGGAGCGCAACGGGGTGCGCCAGTGCAACCGTCTCCAACCTCAAGGCTCTGTGTCGTCCACCCCCATCAGTACGCCCTGCAGCTCGGTGCCCTCCTCACCCAGCTTCAGCCCCACAGAGCAGAAAAGCCACCTAGAGGAGCTGTACTGGATGCCGAACAGCGGGTACCACCAGCAGATAGACCCGCAGACGCTCAGCCTGACCCCGGAGGACGCAGTGGAGGCCCTGATCGGAGCCACAGCTCACGGCCACCCTCCGCCCCCGCACGtccaacagcagctgcagcagcaaggCGCTTTCGAGGGCTACAGGGGGCCGCACCACCACCACAGccaccaccagcagcaccatCACCCATACGCCGGGGGTATCCCGCACCATGCCGATGAACTGTCCGGGCACCCGAGCGGACACCCACACAGccagcaccaccaccaccacagccAGGATCCTGACAGCCCGTCCCCGGTGTCCCCAGACTCCCACCAGTCGCTCCATCACCACcgccaccatcaccaccaccacgcGCACGGCCACCTGAGCCAGTCGGCGGGGCACCACGGCTCCGGGGGCGGACTCAACGTGGAGGACCGCTTCTCCGACGACCAGCTGGTGTCCATGTCAGTGCGGGAGCTCAACAGACACCTACGGGGCTTCACCAAGGACGAGGTCATCCGCCTGAAGCAGAAGCGGAGGACCCTGAAGAACCGGGGCTACGCGCAGTCCTGCCGGTTCAAGCGGGTGCAGCAGAAGCACGTGCTGGAGAACGAGAAGACGCAGCTGATCAACCAGGTGGAGCAGCTGAAGGCGGAGATCAGCCGGCTGGCGAGAGAGAGGGACGCCTACAAACTCAAGTGTGAGAAACTGACGGGGTCAGGGGCCAATAACGGGTTCCGCGAGGCTGGCTCGACCAGTGACAACCCTTCATCACCAGAGTTTTTCATGTGA